ATTCAGTGCCGAGGAACGATCCGAACAGGGGCTCTCGTTCGAAGAAACACTCCCCATCGTCAAGCAGATTGACGACGAGACATCTCTCGATTACTGGAGTATCGTCGTCGGTAGTTCCAGTACGCAAGAGGGTTGCAGTTACATCGTCCCTCCGGCCACCGAATCAGAAACGGTGACCCGGTCACCCGCCGCAGTCATCGACGAGATGGTCGACGGACAGGTCATCGTCACGTCACGTATCAACACTCCCGAGAAGGCGACACGGATGCTTGAAGAGACCGGAGCCGACGTCGTCGGGATGACACGGGCCCTCATCGCCGATCCGTCTCTCCCACGGAAGACGAAGTCTGGCGAATGGGACGACGTTACACCTTGCGTAGCCTGCAATCAGGGCTGCATCGGCCGGTATCAGGAGGGATTGCCAATCCGCTGCACAATAAACCCCGTCACCGGCCGCGAGACCGAGTACAGCGACCCAGACCTCGCGGACACGCCGAAGTCAGTCCTCGTGGTCGGTGGTGGGCCTGCAGGCCTCGTCGCGGCGACGACGGCGGGCAAACGCGGACACGACGTGACGCTTCTCGAAGCCACCGATGAACTCGGCGGGCAGGTGACAGCCTACGCCGACCTGGAGCACCGAGGGCGGTACGAAGACTGGCTGGATACGCTCGTCTCGCGCCTGAGCGAGTACGACGTGACCGTTGAGTGTGAAACCCATTTCACTCCCAACGACGTCACCGTGTACGATCCCGACGAACTCATCCTTGCGACAGGGGCGAAAGGACGTACACCAGACGTGAAGATTGCCGACGGGGCGTCGACGTACACCGACGTGGAGATACTCGAGAAAGACGACCCGTTCAGCGAGTTCGTTCTCATCTCTGACTGGGAGGGCAACGAGGCGGCCCTCGACGTGGCAAAGCAAGCGGTCGCAACCGGTTCCGACGTCGAAATCGTCACGTCGGCGTATACGGCGGGTGAGTCCGTTCAACAGTACATTCAGAACACACTGCTGGGCGACCTCTACGCCGAAGACGTGACGCTGACACCGCACCATCGCGTCGACGCCGTCGAGGCCGAAGCCGTCGTTCTCCAGAACGTTTTCAACGACGAACAGGAACGGCGAACGGGCGTCGACACGGTGGTCTTCGCACACGCCGGCGAGGCTGACTACGAACAGTACCGCGCCCTCGCGACACGCGACGTGCCGGTACATCGCGTCGGTGACTGCTGGGCCCCTCGTTCGCTGGACGAGGCAGTCTGGGAGGCCTTCGAGACGGCCACGGAACTCTGAGCATCGACTACAGATACCACCAAGAGAGACCCCAACATGACGTTCGAGACACACCACACCGGGACGAACTGGGAAGGAGACGCTGCGTTTTCACAGGTTGCCACGGTCCCCGCCGATCACTCGTTCGTGGTTACGGCTGGACAAGTCGCCTACGACGACGACGGCAACGTCGTCGGCATCGGGGACATCGAAAAACAGACGCGAAAGGCGTTCGAGAATCTCGACCGGACGCTCAAGTCAGCAGATGCATCGATGGACGACGTACTCAAACTTCGCTACTCGATTACCGAACTTGAGTACTACGAAACGGTCAAAGACGTCCGCGACGAGTACCTCTCGGAACCGTATCCGACCGGAATGCTCGCGGTCGTCAACGGGCTCGCCACACCCAGACTGCTGATCGAGATCGAGGCACTCGCGGCGATTTCCGACAAGTGAACTACTAGCATGGTCGACTGAAGCAAAATCGGCCTATGTTTTGAGACCTCTTTGAACCCTCGATAGCGCCGTTAGAGATTCGATCAGATTACGAAATTGAACTTGACATTTCGAATAGGTATATTTCGAGATGGGCTGCGAAGAGAGCGAGAGAGAACCAAACTGCCGGTAGTGATACTGTATACTAGAATGTGAATATAGCGTTAGCCACGGCTTATGAGTCCACTACGCCAACGTTATGAGCGTCGCCCCACACACAACCAGAGACACACCGGTGGCGATTCCGAGAGTCACTCGTTCGATGTCGGTGAGAACGACAGCGCTGACAACGGTAGCGACGACGGGAGATAGACCAGAGAGGGCAGAGACTATCGCAACTGATCCGCGGGCGAACGCCTCAAACAGAAAGAAGAGCGCAAATGCCGAGAGCAGACCACTCCAGATGAACGGCCGTAGTGCATCTACCGGCGGAACGAGTTGTCTGTCGCGAGCCACCGCGGCGTAGACGAGGAGAGCGGCGAGAGTAGCGATCGCGTTCACGGTGATCGCCTCTAGCGTCGTCACACTCGTACGCGTCAGTCCGTACCGTCGCACCACGTTCGAGACGGCGTAGGCCGCTGCAGCCGAAAGCGGGAAGACGAGCTCGGCGATGTCCCATCCAGCTTTATCTCCGCCCTTCGACGTGGCGACAACTGTGAGGCCGACGACGATGACGACGATCCCAAACGTAGTCTGGAGCGACATTGCTTCTCCGAGGAAGAGTAGCGCGATGACTGTGGCAAAGAGCGGATGAGTGTTGAACCCGGCACTGTTGATACTTGCCCCGACTCGGTCGACGCCAGTAAAAGACGCCATCCACGCTACCGCACCGGCCGCCCCCGACGAAGTAAACACGAGCACTGCAATCGGCGAGAGCGACAGGAGGTCAGTGACATCACCGAGAACAGCAAGGCTAGCAAAATAGCAGATCGTTCCGACGGCGACGACAACGAGAGATCCCTGGAGTGACGTCCCACCACGAACGATACCAGACTTCGTCAGCACGGGGCTAGCTCCCCAAAAAAGCGCTGCGAGGAGTGCGAACAGATACACGTCTGGAATAAGACCCATGACTAATTACTGTCCCAGTCACTTGTAAATCACGGGGTCGAAGAGAAGTCTGCTCACAGTCTCGAGGGGAGTGCAGTACAGGCGTCGTGGTGGTTTGGGCCCGACAGAGGGCGTCTCGGTCGAGTCTTTCGAATTTGCACCTCGACTTGGCGAAGACTGACGCTCACGGGGACCGGGACGGCTCGAATCGCACACGGCCGCACAAGCAGCTAAAAGAACTCATCCCCATTACAGTCTCACATAACACGGTGGGGTACGATATCGTAATTACAGGTGCAGTCGTCGCTGGGTGCATCAGTGCCTATCAACTAGCGTCGGACCACGACGTGCCCGTCATTGCAAATGGGCAGGTAGCAGGAGAAATCACGGCCGTTCGTCGGAACTCATCACCATCACCACCGACGTGCTCGTGCCTCGGTCGGAGATACTCGACGTTCCAGAGATGGCGTCTCACGTCGACGGAACCAGATAGTTCGAGTTCTTCGAGCGCCCGGGCGGCGAACCTGTTCCGACCGACCAGGTTGATAGCGCCCGTGACTACGTGGCCGACCCTCAGGAGGACGGCCTCGCAGTGACCCTTCAACAAAACAATTAACAATTCACGGATAATGATCTATCTTGAGGTTCATGACCGACACGACAACGAGATCGGACGGTGCAGAACTGGCGCAGCGACTAATCGAGGAGGTCTGGAGCAAGGGCCAACTCGAGGTGATCGACGAGATCGTCTCCGAGGACTACGTCGACTACTTCGCGGGCGAGCCCAACGTCCGCGGCCGTGAGGGGCTCAAGGAGTATGTCACGGAGACCCGGGAGAGCTTCCCCGACTTCGGGAAGGACATCGAGGGACTCGTCGTGAACGGCGACTCGGTCGCCCTCCGGTTCACTGCGACGGGAACCCACGAAGGCGAGTACGGGGGTATCGAGCCGACGGGCAAGGAAATCTCGTTCGCTGGCTCCATCTTCTTCCACATCGACGACGGCGAGATCACGGCGACCTACGAGAGCGCCGACATGTTGGGACTCATGGAACAGTTGGACGCCGTTTAGTCATTCCACAGGTAACTCGCCGTTTTTTCGCCGTTGTCATCTACCGCTATTACCATCGCATGGCCATTGCACTTCTCGGACGCCGGGCTGTCCCTGGCAGTTCGGACCGATTCGCCCTCGATGACTGCATCAAATTCGATATCGACGAGTATCTTCCTCTTCAACTAGCGGTACCTCGATGACCGTGCTTGCAGGTTGGTGCGCGCCGAGATACTCGGTGAGGGCAGGCACGACCTCGTCCTCCGTTTCGAGCGCTACTGTAATCCACGATCGAAGGATCGCAAGGTAACGTTCGGTCAGTACCATTGCGGGTATGTTGGCTTTTCCAACCTGCCGACGCGTTTCCTCAACTCTGTGGACCGACCAACTCCGGTGATTCGGCGATGTACGACGAACCGAAGTCGGTGGACCGATCCTCGAACCGGTCGAGCGAGAACTCGTCCACGGAGAACGGGCCATCCTCGTCGGTGACGACCATCCGAATCGCCGTGCCGATCACGGGGGCTGCCATGATTCCGAATCCGTGTGTCCCGGTGGCGACGGCGAGCCCCTCGGGCGCTTCAGCAGGGGCATCGATGATCGGATACCGGTCAGGGGTGGCAGAATCGCCAAATCGGCAGGTGTCACCGGCGACGAATTGCGCCTCACCGAGGTTGGTGATCAGCTCGGGAATTGTTCCCGCGATGAGACGCTGGAACCCTTCTGTCGTCGTCGACCGAGGCGTTCCTGGCGGTTTCACGAAGTACGTTCCACCTCCGATGTGCAGTTCCCCGTTTGGCTCCGCACGGAAGTAGAGGTGCGAGTGTTCGTCCCATGCCATCGGGAACTCCTCTGTGAGGGTGCGTTCGTGGTCGAGGTTGTACGTCTGGTACCGGTACGGTCGAGTCGGGATGCTGACGTGTTCGGAAACAAACTGTCTGGTCCGCCAGCCGGCGGCCACGACCACCTGTTCAGCCCGGATTCGCTCGTCTGCTTCGGTGTCGACCCCGACGATGCTGCCGTCTTCAACAGCGAGATCGTCAACCTCGACGCCAGTCAGGAACGTCGCCCCGTCACGCTCAGCGTCCTCTTTCACCGTCGTCACAAACGTGTACGGATCGAGCCAGCCGGCGTCCTCGTAGACGATGCCACCTGCGTGGCCGTCGAGTTCGAACGTATCGGGGAAGCGGTTCTCCAGTTCATCCGGGGTGTGAAACGCCGCGTCGAACCCGTTTTCACGGAGCGTCGCAGCGTGGTCACGCAGTGACGCGACGTCGTGTTCATCCGACCGGAGCTCCACGTACGATCGCTCGTGGAACGAGAAGTGACCGGTTCCGTCGTATTCGCGGAAGAACTCGATAGCGTGTGCTGCGGCGGCCGGGGTATCGGAGTACTCTTCTACGACCGTGACGAGCCCAGACGCCTTGCCCGTGGCGCCTCCACCGATCTGGTCCCGTTCGACGACGAGGACATCGTGGTCCGGTGCCAGCTCTCGAGCGGCCATACAGCCGACGATTCCTCCACCGACGATAATAACATCGTACTTCTGGCTCATTGCTACTGGGTATCATATGGACAGCAGTCGTCTAATTACTTTCGCTTTGCCGGGCGCCAGTACGAGTTGCCGTGTCACTCCCCACTTTGACAGTACGGACTCACAAACCGAAGTGAAGTAGTGCCTGACGGTGGAGTCAGTTGTCCGGCCAGCGCTCGATGTAGACGGTCTCGTCGGTGTAGAACCGAACCACGTCCTCTGCTTGGGCGTGGAGGTCTCCGAAGAAGGAGTCCTTCTGTCCACCGAAGTGGAAGAACGCCATCGGTGCGGCGGTACCGGCATTGACCGCGAGGTTCCCGGCTTCGGCGTCGTGCCGGAATTTCTTCGCCTCGCTCCCCTTGCCCGTGAAGAGGCTCGCAGCGTTGCCGAACTGGCTCTGGTTCATGATTTCGATGGCTTCGTCGATACCGGCGGCGGGCATTAGGCCGAGTACTGGTCCGAAGATTTCCTCTCGGCTGATGACCATATCGGTGGTCACGTCTCGGAAGATGCAGGGGCCAAGGAAGTTACCGTTCTCGTAGCCGTCGATCGTCACATCACGCCCGTCGTAGACGAGTTCCGCGCCTTCACTGATGCCGGTTTCGACGTAGTTGCGGACGCGCTGTTCGTGTTCAGGGGAGATCAGCGGACCGATCGTCGTGTCGTCGTTGAGGCCGTAGCCGACCACCTGTCGGTCGGCTTCGGCGACCACGAGATCGACGAAGTCTTCGTAGACGGATTCCTCCACGACCACGACGTCGTTGGCGAGACACCGCTCACCCGAACAGGCAAGTGCGGACGAGACGGCTTTCTCGGCAGCGAACTCGAGGTTCGCCGACTCAGTCACGATGACGTGATTCTTCGCGCCACCCTGGGCTTGCACGCGCTTTCCGTTGGCGGCGGCCTTTTCGTAGATGGTCTCCGCGACCGGGGTACTCCCGACGAAGGAAACGCCCTCGATACCGTCGTGTTCGAGGATGGTGTCGACCGTATCAACACCACCATTGACAAGCTGGACGACGCCGTCGGGGAGAGACGTTTCGTCTAGAAGTTCGAACAGTTTCCGTGCGGTCAGTGGGGCCTGTTCGCTCGGTTTCAGGATGAAGCTGTTTCCAGTCGCGACCGCGTAAGGGAGAAACCACAGCGGGATCATTCCCGGAAAATTAAACGGCGTAACTGCCGCGAACACGCCGAGCGGCTGGCGGACTGCGGTCTCGTCGATCTTCGGGGCGGCGTTCTCAACGTGCCCAGCCTGCATCAGGGTTGGCATCCCACAGGCCACCTCCACGTTCTCGATCCCGCGACGGAGTTCTCCCTTGGCCTCGCCGATGGTCTTGCCATGCTCTTGGACCAGAAGCTCGGCGAGTTCGTCCTGGTGCTCCTCGAGGAGCTGTTTGAATTCGAACAGCGGCTGGATTCGCTCTTCGATAGGCGTCCGCCGCCACGTTTTGAATGCGTCTTGTCCAGCCGTCACCGCGTCGTCGACGTCGCTCTCGGAGCTGAATCCGACCCTCGCGATTGACTCGTTCGTCGCTGGATTGTCGACTCGCTGACCGTCCTCACTGGCGGTGGCCCACGTCCCGTCGACGTAGTTCTGGACTTCACCGTGTTGTAACTTCGTTGTTTCAGCCATGGCGTACGTGTTAACTGGGTCGAACAGATAAAAACATTCTGCTTCACAGACCGCTAGTGGTGGCTTGGTTTCGGCGTTCGATCACGGCTCAGTGGCGATCTCTTCGGCACTTTCAGGGCTCTCGCCGGTGTTCGCGACGGGAGTCGAGGCTATCGTTCTCACCGACGTGAAGCGAATGATGCGGGGAACCGTCATTAGCATCTCTCTGGTGTGAGCGCGTATTTCGCCATCTTCGGTAGCGAGGCAAACGAGGTCGCCATCCAGCTCGCTCGGGAGTACAAGGACGCCTCCAAGGTACTCACCCGGTGGCGGTCATATCATGGCGGGACGTACGGGGCAGCGAGTCTCACTGGAGAGTTGGAGACGCGCGCGAACGTAGAACGAACGGTACGCCGCGACATCGGGAACTGCTCGATTCCTCCCGCCGGTGCCCGAGTGTTTCGACGCAGACGGTCGCGCCATCCGGCGGACGAAGCCTAGCTGTGAATTCTTCTGGGTAAAGTATAAGTGGTAAATTAGTCCATCATATGTATGGAACGCGATAGCTCGGGCACGGAAATGGAGCGACAGATCGACGAATTGGGTATCGACCACGTGTTCGTCGAATTTCCGGACATAAACGGAATCTCCCGGTCGAAGCAGCTTTCCGCCGAGAAGTTTCTTTCGACGTGGGAGACCGGTCCAACGATGAACCTCGCCGTACTGGTCCAGACGCCCCGGAACGAAGTTCCAGAGGGGTCTGGACTGGCCGAGGAGATTGGCTTCGCGGACGGCCGACTCCGACCCCTTCCGGAGACGTTCCGACCTCTTCCGTGGCGTAAGAACGCTGCACGGGTCCTCTGTGATCTTGAGTATCGCGGGGAGCCCGTCGCGGCTGCGCCACGACAGGTCCTGAATCGATTGCTCGACGAACATGGGCTCGGGATCGATCTGTTCGTCGGCAGCGAACTGGAGTTCTATCTGCTGGAAGCGACGGATGGAGGGTACGCTCCGGTGACCGACGACAAACACGAGTGTGTCTCGTGGGCGACAGAGGAAGTCGGACCGTTCTACGAGGCGCTCTCGAAGCTGGGAGAGCAGTACGGCGTGCCACTAGAGTCACTTCAGCACGAACACGGTCCGGGACAACTGGAGGTTCTGTTCGACTACGGAGACCCGCTCTCACAGGCAGACAGGACGTTCGATTTCAAGCGTCTCGTCAAGCAGACGGCTCGTCTTTCCGACCGATACGCGACGTTCATGGCCAAACCGTTCGCGGACGAGTCGGGAAGCGGATACCACCTCCACGTGAGCGGGTTCGAGGGCGAAGAGAACGCGTTCGCCGACGGCGACACGCTCTCGGACATGGGACAGTACTTCGTCGGCGGCTTGATGGAACACGCACCGGCACTCGCTGCTATTGGGACGCCGACGCTCAACGGATTCAAGCGCTACGTCCCTGACGGGTTCGTCCCTTGTACGGCGTCGTGGGGGTACGACAACCGGCAGACTGCAGTCCGTATTCCCTCTGGAATCGTCCGCGTCGAGAGCCGTATCGGTAGCGCCGACGCCAATCCGTATCTCGTGATTGCAGCCACTCTCGCAGCCGGCATCGACGGCGTTAGAAACGAACTCGAGCCAGGCGACCCTGTCGAGGGGAATCCTGCTGGACAACGGACGCCGCTCCCGCGATCACCATCTCAGGCGCTCGCAGCACTCGAAGCCGACACCGCACTCCGAGAGCTTCTCGGTGAGGACGTGATTCAAGCGTATCTCGCGTCGAAGCGACAGGAGTTGCAGTCGTTCTGGTCGACTGTCACGCAATGGGAACGCGATCAGTACGTCGAGACGCTCTAGTACCGTTGCGGGACGGTCGTTCC
Above is a genomic segment from Natribaculum luteum containing:
- a CDS encoding FAD-dependent oxidoreductase, whose translation is MAHDTLFEPTQVGPIRLPNRIMSSGHQTTLVHDHLPTEEFNAYHLERARGGVGLVVLEAHAVHESGLLTDHTIDASNDAIVDLYEPFAEAMHDADTRVVAQLFHGGRERYAGEYAPPALSSSAEPTDRLHVVPRPMESEEVYEMIDSFADAAARIERAGLDGVEVVGSHTYLPAQFWSPNVNDRNDEFGGSLANRCRFTTEVINRIRDRTGDDFGVGLRFSAEERSEQGLSFEETLPIVKQIDDETSLDYWSIVVGSSSTQEGCSYIVPPATESETVTRSPAAVIDEMVDGQVIVTSRINTPEKATRMLEETGADVVGMTRALIADPSLPRKTKSGEWDDVTPCVACNQGCIGRYQEGLPIRCTINPVTGRETEYSDPDLADTPKSVLVVGGGPAGLVAATTAGKRGHDVTLLEATDELGGQVTAYADLEHRGRYEDWLDTLVSRLSEYDVTVECETHFTPNDVTVYDPDELILATGAKGRTPDVKIADGASTYTDVEILEKDDPFSEFVLISDWEGNEAALDVAKQAVATGSDVEIVTSAYTAGESVQQYIQNTLLGDLYAEDVTLTPHHRVDAVEAEAVVLQNVFNDEQERRTGVDTVVFAHAGEADYEQYRALATRDVPVHRVGDCWAPRSLDEAVWEAFETATEL
- a CDS encoding RidA family protein, whose protein sequence is MTFETHHTGTNWEGDAAFSQVATVPADHSFVVTAGQVAYDDDGNVVGIGDIEKQTRKAFENLDRTLKSADASMDDVLKLRYSITELEYYETVKDVRDEYLSEPYPTGMLAVVNGLATPRLLIEIEALAAISDK
- a CDS encoding EamA family transporter, which encodes MGLIPDVYLFALLAALFWGASPVLTKSGIVRGGTSLQGSLVVVAVGTICYFASLAVLGDVTDLLSLSPIAVLVFTSSGAAGAVAWMASFTGVDRVGASINSAGFNTHPLFATVIALLFLGEAMSLQTTFGIVVIVVGLTVVATSKGGDKAGWDIAELVFPLSAAAAYAVSNVVRRYGLTRTSVTTLEAITVNAIATLAALLVYAAVARDRQLVPPVDALRPFIWSGLLSAFALFFLFEAFARGSVAIVSALSGLSPVVATVVSAVVLTDIERVTLGIATGVSLVVCGATLITLA
- a CDS encoding ester cyclase → MTDTTTRSDGAELAQRLIEEVWSKGQLEVIDEIVSEDYVDYFAGEPNVRGREGLKEYVTETRESFPDFGKDIEGLVVNGDSVALRFTATGTHEGEYGGIEPTGKEISFAGSIFFHIDDGEITATYESADMLGLMEQLDAV
- a CDS encoding NAD(P)/FAD-dependent oxidoreductase → MSQKYDVIIVGGGIVGCMAARELAPDHDVLVVERDQIGGGATGKASGLVTVVEEYSDTPAAAAHAIEFFREYDGTGHFSFHERSYVELRSDEHDVASLRDHAATLRENGFDAAFHTPDELENRFPDTFELDGHAGGIVYEDAGWLDPYTFVTTVKEDAERDGATFLTGVEVDDLAVEDGSIVGVDTEADERIRAEQVVVAAGWRTRQFVSEHVSIPTRPYRYQTYNLDHERTLTEEFPMAWDEHSHLYFRAEPNGELHIGGGTYFVKPPGTPRSTTTEGFQRLIAGTIPELITNLGEAQFVAGDTCRFGDSATPDRYPIIDAPAEAPEGLAVATGTHGFGIMAAPVIGTAIRMVVTDEDGPFSVDEFSLDRFEDRSTDFGSSYIAESPELVGPQS
- a CDS encoding CoA-acylating methylmalonate-semialdehyde dehydrogenase — its product is MAETTKLQHGEVQNYVDGTWATASEDGQRVDNPATNESIARVGFSSESDVDDAVTAGQDAFKTWRRTPIEERIQPLFEFKQLLEEHQDELAELLVQEHGKTIGEAKGELRRGIENVEVACGMPTLMQAGHVENAAPKIDETAVRQPLGVFAAVTPFNFPGMIPLWFLPYAVATGNSFILKPSEQAPLTARKLFELLDETSLPDGVVQLVNGGVDTVDTILEHDGIEGVSFVGSTPVAETIYEKAAANGKRVQAQGGAKNHVIVTESANLEFAAEKAVSSALACSGERCLANDVVVVEESVYEDFVDLVVAEADRQVVGYGLNDDTTIGPLISPEHEQRVRNYVETGISEGAELVYDGRDVTIDGYENGNFLGPCIFRDVTTDMVISREEIFGPVLGLMPAAGIDEAIEIMNQSQFGNAASLFTGKGSEAKKFRHDAEAGNLAVNAGTAAPMAFFHFGGQKDSFFGDLHAQAEDVVRFYTDETVYIERWPDN
- a CDS encoding glutamine synthetase family protein, with protein sequence MERDSSGTEMERQIDELGIDHVFVEFPDINGISRSKQLSAEKFLSTWETGPTMNLAVLVQTPRNEVPEGSGLAEEIGFADGRLRPLPETFRPLPWRKNAARVLCDLEYRGEPVAAAPRQVLNRLLDEHGLGIDLFVGSELEFYLLEATDGGYAPVTDDKHECVSWATEEVGPFYEALSKLGEQYGVPLESLQHEHGPGQLEVLFDYGDPLSQADRTFDFKRLVKQTARLSDRYATFMAKPFADESGSGYHLHVSGFEGEENAFADGDTLSDMGQYFVGGLMEHAPALAAIGTPTLNGFKRYVPDGFVPCTASWGYDNRQTAVRIPSGIVRVESRIGSADANPYLVIAATLAAGIDGVRNELEPGDPVEGNPAGQRTPLPRSPSQALAALEADTALRELLGEDVIQAYLASKRQELQSFWSTVTQWERDQYVETL